TCAGGCCGCTGCCGCCCCGACGGACTGTGCGCTGTCGAACTCGATGGCGATGCGCTGGCGGCCGTCGAAGCCCGCTTCCGCTCGCACGACCCGCGCACCGACCATCCGCTGACGCGCGAGCACGATCTCGCCGCCCCAGCCGATCGCGACGTCCACCGCGTCACCGGGCAGGAACGGGCGCGGCGACTCGACCAGCAGTTTCGCTCCTCCCGCGGAGAGGTCGTACGTGCCCGCGAGCACGAAACGCCGGCTGTCCCGGTGGATCAACTTGCACGGCCGCGTCACCGCGTACCTCGGGTGCCGCCTTCGGTCGCTCGCCTTCACCTCCACGGGCGGGCCTGCTCGTTCGAGGCTGGTGCGCGGGGATTCGGTCTCGGCCATGGATCGCTCCGTTCCGGGGGCGGGTGCCCCTCTCCATCGCCTATCGGACAGAACGCCGGGCCACTTCGCCGCACACCCGGCAAGGCTTCACCCGTTTTCGGCCGATAAGCAGAACCGGACCTTGCGAACACGACCAGGAGAACAGGCCCGGTGGAGATGAGCGTCGTCATCCCGACCCACGGCAGGCCGGACAAACTGGCCGCGTGCCTGCGCGCGCTCGCGCGGCAGACCCTCGACGCCGAACGGTTCGAGACGCTCGTCGGTATCGACGGCGGGACGCGAGACGAGCGGGCTGCCGAGGCGGTGCGCACTGCGCTGCGGGACGCCTGGCCGGCCGATCGATCCGATCGGCTGGCTGTCGTGCCCCTGCCACGAGGAGGCCAGGCGGCAGTGCGCAATGCGCTGCTGGCGCGGGCGTGCGGCGAAACCATCGTGTTCCTCAACGACGACGTTGTGCCGGACGCAGGACTGCTCGCGGCGCACCTCGCGGCTCAGCGCGAGGCGAACGAACCGGGACGGACCGCGCTCGTGGTCGGCGCAGCGCCGTGGCGCGTCCACGAGCCTGATCGCCTGTTCGACCGCCTGATCCGCGAAACCTCGATGATCTTCTTCTACGACCGCATGGACGCGATGGTGCGCACGGGCGAGGTCGGGCGAGACCACGACTGGGGATTCCGTCACGCCTGGATGCTGAACCTCTCGGCCCCAGCGTCGCTCGTGCGCGAAGCGGGTGGACTCTCGGTGTTCCCCGACACCTACGGCTACGAGGACGACGAACTCGCGTGGCGGCTCGGACAGCGATTCGGCACCCGCGTGCTCTACAGGCCCGAGGCCGCCGCCGTCCACGATCACAGGATGGAGCCTGACGACTACCTGCGGCGGGAGTTCCGGCTGGGGCACGCGGCATGGGGCTTCGCAAGGGCTGCGCCTGAATGCGCGAGGGCCATGTTCGGACGCGACGTGACAAACGGGGAGGAAGTCGAGTACTCGCGCGAGTTCGTGCGCCGCGAGAGGGCGACGGCCGAGCGACTGGAAGCGTCGTTCCGCTCGCTGGCCGGCCTGCCCGCGGACGCCGTTTCAGGGCCGCACACCGAGTCGCTCGTGCGCCTCGCCTACGAGCAGCACCTGCTGCTGAAGCGCTGGCACTGGCGGAAAGGGCTGCTAGCTGCGGCGGCCGAGGATGCGTCGCAAAGAAGTGGCTGAGTGACGCAGTATCGGACGGCGGTGCGCCTCGACACGCATCGGGGGCGGGCCTTCCCAAGACCTGCTATTCCCCGTCGCCTTCTTCGCGCCCTTCGTGTTCGATCGCGGCCGTCCGCTACGTCGGCAGCAGGTCGCGGCGCGGTCCGAAGTCAAGGTTCATGGCCTTCTTGGCCATCGCGAGCGTTTCCTCGGCGACCTCGTTCGCTCGGCGCGTGCCGCGCCGGATGACGTCGAGGATCACGTCATCCCCGCCGGGCTTCTCGTACTCGGCCCGGCGTGCCCGCATCGGTTCGAGCAGCGCGTTGATCGCTTCCGCAACCTCAGCCTTCACGTGCCCGTCACCGATGTTGTCGCCGGTGGCGTAGCGGCGCTCGAGTTCCTTCACGCGCTCCTCGTCCTTGATGAACGCCCGCACGTACTCGAAGAGCGCGTTGTTCACGTCGCCCGGCTCGGTCATGCTCTGGCGACCGGTGAAGATTTCCCCGACGCGCGTCTTCACTCTCTTGGGCGTGTCGCTCAGGAAGATCGCGTTATTCAGGCTCTTGGACATCTTGTTCTTCCCGTCCGTCCCCACGAGCCGCCCGACGCGACCGACGAGCGCTGCCGGGATGGGGAAGACCCCGCCGAGCCGCTCGTAGTCCGCGTCCTCCGCCTGCGGGTCCACGCCGCAGTACACCTGGTCGAAGCGGCGCGCGACCTCGCGGCACATCTCGATGTGCGCGACCTGGTCCTCGCCCACGGGGACATGGGCGGGGCGGAAGGCGAGAATGTCGGCGCACTGGCCGACGGCGTACATGGGGAAGCCGAAGGAGTAGGTGTCGCCGAGTTCCTTGGTCTCGATCTCGGTCTTGAGCGTGGGGTTGCGCATCACGCGGTTGAAAGGCAGGAGCATGGCGAAGAACCAGGTGAGTTCGGCGATGGCCGGCACCTCGGTCTGGAGCACGATCGTCGAGCGCTCGGGGTCGATCCCCGCCGCCAGCCAGTCCTTGACGATCTCGATGGTGTCGCGGCGTATGTCCGCGCTCTTGTGAGCGCGCGTGGTGAAGGCGTGCATGTTGGCGAGCAGGAAGTAGCACTCGTGGTCCTGCTGGAGCCGCACGCGGTTTTCGAGCGAGCCGACCCAGTGGCCGAGGTGAAGCCGCCCGGTAGGCGTGTCGCCGGTGAGGATGCGGGGCAGCGTCATGGGGGAAGAGTGTAGTAGAGCCACAAGGCTTGAGGCGCTGGGTCTGAGCGTTGTGAATCGTGGAAGGCACGCCTTAGGAACCCGACTGCGTCCCCGTCGCCCACATGGCCATCGCCACGTTCATGGCGTTGAAGCAGGCGTGCATGGTGATCGGGACCAGCAGACGCTTGGTGCGCTCGTAGGCCAGCCCGCAGGCGAGGCCCAGCACGCCGATCGGGACCGCGGCATACCACGGGACGCGCTGCTCCGCGGGGCCGACGGCGTGAGCCACGGCGAAGACGACCGCGGCCGCGAGGATGCCGACCCACGGCAGGCCCGTTGCGCGCGAGATCGAGGACTGCAGGAACACGCGGTAAATCATCTCCTCGACCAGCGGCGCGCCGACGACGGCCGCGGCGATCAGCGCCCACACCCATGCCGATCCCCCCCCCTGTGCGCCCTGGAGCATCAGGGCGAGGGTCGGGTGCGCCACGCCGTCGGCGGGCAGCGCGCCCCCGATGCTCGCGTGCATCCGAACCGCCAGTTCCCCGCTCAGGAGCACGAGCGGCAGCGCGAGCACGTACAGGCCCATGCCGATCGGCAGGTCGCTCCACAGCGGCCTGAGGCCGGCGTTGGGCGCGGCGTGGGCCATCATGTAGACAAGGCCCAGCGCGACGATCCCCCCGATGAGGTACGTCGCCCCCTGCACGGCGGCGTGGTAGCGCAGCGCGCCGCTCTCAGGCCCGACGAGCCACGGCCACGCCGACGCTGCGCTCGCCGTCAGCGCCAGCGCCGCGAACGTGAGCAGCCCTGGGAAGAGCCAGATCGGCCACGGGAACGGCTTGAGGTCTCGCTCCCCGGACCGCTGCAGCGAGCCGGGCCGGATCGCGTCGCCCGCCCACAGCATCACCAGCACCAGCGCAGACGCCGCGGCCAGCAGGCCCACGCGCCAGTCCGCCATCACGCGAACGAGTTCCGAGACCGTGACCGAGTCCAGCCCCCCGCCGCTCTCGCCCTGCTTTCGTCCACCCGATTGCCCGAATGCTGGCCCGGCGGCGACAGCCAGCCCAAGCCATGCAACAATGACCCCCGTGAACGACCGGGACGAGACCCAACCCGAAGGCTCCGAGGTGCCGCGGCAGGACCTCCCGGGGCAGCCCTCGGGCGTGCTGGGCGAGATCGTCGCGCACAAGCGGGTCGAGGTCGAGCGGGCGATGTCGGCGACCCCGCTGCGCGAACTCGAGGGGATGGTCGCCGCCGCCGACCCCCCCCGCAACTTCTTCGCGGCGGTGACCCGGCCGGGACGGTTCAGCCCGACGGCGGTGATCGCTGAAGTGAAACGGCGCAGCCCGAGCGCGGGGCTGCTGCGCCCCGAGTACGAGGGAGATGGATTCCGCCCTGAGGCCATCGCAGAAGCCTATTTCCTGAACGGCGCATCGGCGATTTCCTGCTTGACCGACGAAAAGTTCTTCGGCGGGCGGATCGACTTCATCCAGCGGATCAAGGACGCCGTACCCCTGCCCGTGCTCCGCAAGGACTTCATCATCGACCCCTGGCAGTTGTGGGAGAGCCGCGCCCACGGCGCGGACGCCGTCCTGCTGATCGCAGAGTGCCTGACCGAGTCGCAGATCGTGGACATGCTGATCCTCGCCCAGCAACTGCAGCTCACGGTCCTCCTGGAAGTTCACTCGATGGAGAACCTGCTGCGGGTCCGCCCGCACGTCGGGTTCCCTCACCGGGCCTACTGCCTGCTGGGCATCAACAACCGCGACCTCGGCACGATGGCGGTGGACCTGAACCACACGCTCCGGCTGGTGGACCTCGTGGATGATCCGAAGGTGCTGGTCAGTGAGTCCGGCATCCGCACGCCCGACGACCTCTCACGCTTGCGGCGGGCCGGGGTGCGGATCGTCCTCGTCGGCGAGCACCTGATGCGGCACGACGACCCAGGCAAGGCCCTCGCCACGCTCCTCGCCCGCGAGTGACCCGCCGCACGAACCCGCCCCTACGATGCCGGTATCCGAGGCCGGGAATCCCAGGGAGGTCGGTCATGCTCCGATTCCGCGTCGCTGTCGTGCTCGTTGCGGCCGTCTGCTTCGCGTGGCCCGCCACGGGACAGGTCGTCGAACCGGAAGCCGCGCCCGCGGCCTCGCGCCCTCCCGAGGTCGTGGGGCTGCTCGAACGGGCGCGGGACGCCGTGCTCGAACACGGCATCTTCGCCGCAAGACTGAAGACCTACGCCACCGGCTCGCCGGGGCTGGCCGACAACTTCGGACGCGCCGAGGGCGAACTCGTCGCGCAGCGCGACGACGACAAGCAGGAGACGTGGCGCACGCGACTCACCGGCGAAGGCTCGCTCACGGCCCAGGCCACACCCGTGCGCTTCGACTCGATCTGGCACGGCACGCGCGTGGCGTGGATCGACCACGAAGCCCGCGTCTACTACGAGCAACCCGTGGCGGCGCGCGGCGTGTCGAGCACGCCGCTGCGCGTCAGCGATTCCCTCCGGCTCGCTGCCGCGCAGGTCGCATCCTCCAGGCCCTTCGCGGACGCACTGGCGGCGACCGACATGGCGTTCGAGAGGCACGAGGTCGCCGACGGCGTCGAGTGCGGCGTCGTCACCTTCACCGACAAGACCGGCCGGCAGCGATGGCACTTCGCCCTCAACGACGGCCTGCCCCGCAGAGCCGAACTGATCGCGGGAGGCGCGGGCATCAGCGTCAGCATCATCACCGAGTTTTCATCGCCGACGACCGATCCCTCCGCCGTCGCCGGCCAGACCTGGACCATCCCGGTCCCCGA
This genomic stretch from Synechococcales cyanobacterium CNB harbors:
- a CDS encoding PilZ domain-containing protein yields the protein MAETESPRTSLERAGPPVEVKASDRRRHPRYAVTRPCKLIHRDSRRFVLAGTYDLSAGGAKLLVESPRPFLPGDAVDVAIGWGGEIVLARQRMVGARVVRAEAGFDGRQRIAIEFDSAQSVGAAAA
- a CDS encoding TlpA family protein disulfide reductase, giving the protein MLRFRVAVVLVAAVCFAWPATGQVVEPEAAPAASRPPEVVGLLERARDAVLEHGIFAARLKTYATGSPGLADNFGRAEGELVAQRDDDKQETWRTRLTGEGSLTAQATPVRFDSIWHGTRVAWIDHEARVYYEQPVAARGVSSTPLRVSDSLRLAAAQVASSRPFADALAATDMAFERHEVADGVECGVVTFTDKTGRQRWHFALNDGLPRRAELIAGGAGISVSIITEFSSPTTDPSAVAGQTWTIPVPEGYERKMAPAPDERRPPAARPAPSAAPAARYSPEWELKSAEGKAVSPSALRDKVTVLYFWGTWCIPCKRAAPLLIDLHRDYKDKGVEVVGMACRERDAAAAVRHAAEAGYDWPQIIGADEVAKLYEVRSYPAFIVLGRASEIVYESGRPQNGSFDSIFEEMRKAIDAALAGERPGQPGASRPGQTPGPTARPVEGTPLRIRPRPTNDTTRPERDDHDPE
- a CDS encoding indole-3-glycerol-phosphate synthase; translation: MTPVNDRDETQPEGSEVPRQDLPGQPSGVLGEIVAHKRVEVERAMSATPLRELEGMVAAADPPRNFFAAVTRPGRFSPTAVIAEVKRRSPSAGLLRPEYEGDGFRPEAIAEAYFLNGASAISCLTDEKFFGGRIDFIQRIKDAVPLPVLRKDFIIDPWQLWESRAHGADAVLLIAECLTESQIVDMLILAQQLQLTVLLEVHSMENLLRVRPHVGFPHRAYCLLGINNRDLGTMAVDLNHTLRLVDLVDDPKVLVSESGIRTPDDLSRLRRAGVRIVLVGEHLMRHDDPGKALATLLARE
- a CDS encoding CPBP family intramembrane metalloprotease → MADWRVGLLAAASALVLVMLWAGDAIRPGSLQRSGERDLKPFPWPIWLFPGLLTFAALALTASAASAWPWLVGPESGALRYHAAVQGATYLIGGIVALGLVYMMAHAAPNAGLRPLWSDLPIGMGLYVLALPLVLLSGELAVRMHASIGGALPADGVAHPTLALMLQGAQGGGSAWVWALIAAAVVGAPLVEEMIYRVFLQSSISRATGLPWVGILAAAVVFAVAHAVGPAEQRVPWYAAVPIGVLGLACGLAYERTKRLLVPITMHACFNAMNVAMAMWATGTQSGS
- a CDS encoding glycosyltransferase family 2 protein: MEMSVVIPTHGRPDKLAACLRALARQTLDAERFETLVGIDGGTRDERAAEAVRTALRDAWPADRSDRLAVVPLPRGGQAAVRNALLARACGETIVFLNDDVVPDAGLLAAHLAAQREANEPGRTALVVGAAPWRVHEPDRLFDRLIRETSMIFFYDRMDAMVRTGEVGRDHDWGFRHAWMLNLSAPASLVREAGGLSVFPDTYGYEDDELAWRLGQRFGTRVLYRPEAAAVHDHRMEPDDYLRREFRLGHAAWGFARAAPECARAMFGRDVTNGEEVEYSREFVRRERATAERLEASFRSLAGLPADAVSGPHTESLVRLAYEQHLLLKRWHWRKGLLAAAAEDASQRSG
- the trpS gene encoding tryptophan--tRNA ligase, producing the protein MTLPRILTGDTPTGRLHLGHWVGSLENRVRLQQDHECYFLLANMHAFTTRAHKSADIRRDTIEIVKDWLAAGIDPERSTIVLQTEVPAIAELTWFFAMLLPFNRVMRNPTLKTEIETKELGDTYSFGFPMYAVGQCADILAFRPAHVPVGEDQVAHIEMCREVARRFDQVYCGVDPQAEDADYERLGGVFPIPAALVGRVGRLVGTDGKNKMSKSLNNAIFLSDTPKRVKTRVGEIFTGRQSMTEPGDVNNALFEYVRAFIKDEERVKELERRYATGDNIGDGHVKAEVAEAINALLEPMRARRAEYEKPGGDDVILDVIRRGTRRANEVAEETLAMAKKAMNLDFGPRRDLLPT